GGCCTACACCGGCGCCGGCACGGTGGTGCGCGACGACGTCCCGCCCGGGGCGCTGGCGATTTCCGCGGGACCGCAGCGCAACATCGAAGGCTGGGTCCAGCGCAAGCGGCCGGGCAGCCCGGCGGCCCGGGCGGCCGAAAAGGCACGACAAAAATCCGAACCCGAACAGACACCGTGAATTCGGTATCTGGTAACCCCGCCATATTTCCGTACCATTCGCTACGTACGATGGGGCGTTCCATTCCACATACGGCGAGGGCAGCACGGTGAGCCACGACTGGACCGATAATCGCAAAAACCTGATGCTGTTCTCGGGCCGCGCTCACCCGGAGCTGGCCGAGCAGGTAGCCAAGGAACTCGACGTCCACGTCACCGCGCAGACGGCACGGGAGTTCGCCAACGGCGAGATCTTCGTACGCTTCCACGAATCGGTGCGCGGCTGCGACGCGTTCGTCCTGCAATCGTGCCCCGCGCCGGTCAACAACTGGCTGATGGAACAGCTGATCATGATCGACGCGCTGAAACGGGGCAGCGCCAAGCGGATCACCGCCGTCATGCCGTTCTACCCCTATGCCCGCCAGGACAAGAAGCACCGCGGCCGCGAACCGATCTCGGCGCGACTGGTCGCCGACCTGCTCAAGACCGCCGGCGCCGACCGGATCGTCAGCGTCGACCTGCACACCGACCAGATCCAGGGTTTCTTCGACGGACCCGTCGACCACATGCGCGGCCAGAACCTGCTGACCGGCTACATCCGGGACAACTACCCGGACGGCAACATGGTCGTGGTCTCCCCCGACTCCGGCCGGGTGCGCATCGCGGAGAAATGGGCCGACGCCTTGGGCGGCGTCCCGCTGGCCTTCATTCACAAGACCCGCGACCCGCGTGTGCCCAACCAGGTGGTCTCCAACCGCGTCGTCGGCGAAGTCGCCGGGCGCACCTGTGTGCTGATCGACGACATGATCGACACCGGGGGCACCATCGCCGGCGCGGTGCAACTGCTGCGGGACGACGGCGCCGCCGACGTGATCATCGCGGCGACCCACGGCGTGCTGTCCAACCCAGCCGCCGAGCGGCTGGCCGCGTGCGGCGCCCGGGAAGTGATCGTCACCAATACCCTCCCGATCGGCGAGGAGAAGCGCTTCGCCCAGCTCACGGTCTTGTCCATCGCACCGCTGCTGGCCAGCACCATTCGCGCCGTCTTCGAAAACGGCTCCGTGACAGGGCTATTCGACGGGGACGCCTAGATGGCCGACACCGTCATCTACCACAACCCCAAATGCAGCACCTCTCGCAAAACGCTGGACCTGTTGCGGGACAGCGGTTTTGAACCGAAGATTGTCGAGTACCTGAAAACCCCGCCATCGCGGAGTGAACTGGCGCGGATGATCCGCGACGCGGGTATCGATGTGCGCGCCGCGGTGCGCAAGCGTGAATCACTGTATGCCGAACTAAATCTCGCCGACGCGACCGATGACCAACTGCTCGACGCCATGGCCGAACACCCGATCCTCATCGAACGACCGTTCGTCGTCACACCGAAGGGCACCCGACTGGCTCGGCCGATCGACGCGGTCCGCGAGATTCTGTGAGACCACTCGCCATCGCCGCCGTGATGGTCGCGCTGGCGACGTTCGCGGTCGGCTGTGGGCCGAAAGCCCCTGATTACCAGTCGATCTTGGGCACGAGCTCGACAACCACCACCTCCGCGGCGACGGGGAAGCCCGTCCCCTTGTCGCAGTATCTGAACGACATCGGCGTTACCGGGCAGCAGGTGGCGCCGGGTGCCCTGCCAGATTTGACGGTCTCGATTCCGACGCCGCCGGGCTGGTCGGCGTTCAATGATCCGAAAAAGATCGCGCCGGAGACGGTGATGATCTCCAAGGGCGGCAAGTATCCGACGGCCAGACTGGTGGTGTTCAAGCTGCGCGGGGACTTCGACCCGGCCCAGGTTGTCAAGCACGGCAACGACGATGCCCAGCTGTTCGAAAATTTCAAGCAGCTCGACGCCTCGACGGCGAACTACAACGGTTTTCCGTCGTCGATGATTCAGGGCAGCTACGACCTTGACGGCACGCGGCTGCACAGCTGGAACCGGATCGTCATCCCCACCGGATCGCCGCCCGCCAGCCAGCGATACCTGGTTCAACTGACCATCACCACGCTGGCCGACCAGGCAGCCGCGCAGGCATCCGACATCGAGGCGATCATCCACGGATTCGTCGTCGCCGCAAAGTAACTGGGCGGCTCGACGGGTTCTACGCCGCGTGAGCACGGTTCACGGTTCCGTTGCCCATCCCTGGACGTGGCTCCCCCACCTGACCGTGGTGAACGGTCTTCTCCCAGAGGAACGGGGCCGTGATCAGCTGGTGCAACGCCCGGCAGGCGGCCAGCCAGTGCAAAAACGGATAAGCCATGACCGCCGTCACGTAGCGGCCGCGAGGGCGCGGGCAGGCCGCGAAGGCGACCGTCAAGGAGGCGATGAAGGTGCCGATTTGCAGCGACGAGACGACTCCCGCATCCACGACAAGTGCGTCGAGAAAACCGTTGTGCCCCAAGGCCCCTGAGATGGCTACGGCAAGCACGACCGGCTGGATCAGGTACTGCAGCGGCGTGCCGAACACGATCACCAGCAGCGCCGCCAGACTCAGCGGCCCAAATCGGCGGGCATTGTTCACCGGGCGGCGGGTGTGAACCAACGCGGTGAGCAGGTATCCCTTGTGCCAGCGCGTGTGCTGTCCGAGCCAGTCGCGGAAGCGATCCGGCGCCTCGCCGTGCGTGATCGTGTCAACGACGTCGGTGCGGTAACCGAGTGCATGACAGCGCATGCCCAAGTCGGCGTCCTCGGATACGTTCCACGCGTCCCAGCCGCCAAGCTCGCGCAACACCTGGGTGCGGAAGTGGTTGCTGGTCCCGCCGAGCGGGAAAGCCGCACCAATCCTGGCCAGTCCTGGCACCGTCAGCCGGTAGCGCAGAACGTACTCCAGTGCGTTGCAGCGGGTAAACACGTTGGTCTGGGCATTACTTTGCAGCAACGTGGCCTGCACGCAGGCCAGGTCGTCGCCCCGCGCGGCGAACATCGCGGCGGCTCGCCTGAGCTGATCGGGCTCGGGGCGGTCCTCGGCGTCGAAAATCACCAGCAGCTCACCACGCGCCAACAGCAGCCCGGCATTGCAGGCACGCGGCTTGGTCTGCGGCGCGCCCGGCGGCAGATGCACCACACGCATGTGCGACGGGGGTTTCGCCGCGCGGATAGCCCGCTGCGTTGCCACGTCACGCCGTTCCACCAGGATCAGCACCTCCAGGCGATCGGTGGGATAGTCAATCCTCGCCAGGCAACGAATCAAATCCCCGATGACGCGCTCTTCGTGGTATGCGGGGATAAGCACCGTGTAGGTGGGAAGCCGCTCAGCGGGCAGTGGCAACGCCGCTCTGCGCCGCCGCGCCCACGGGCTGTGATGCCACAGCCCCGCCAGCACCAAAACCACGGAAATCACGGCGATCAGCGACGTGACGCCCGCCAGGACGATCACGAGCACCGACGGCACCAGCACCCCCATCGCAATTAGCACAACGGCGGCCACGACGGCGGCGCTCTTCTGCCATGCCGTCACCCCGTACCGTGCGGCCAGCGCCGGGTTGCGCTTCGCGAAACCATTCGCGATGTAATCGGCGACCTCGGACTCGCGCTGCAGCAGGACGCGGTCCTGTATGGCCGCCGGATACTCACACAAATCCTCCAGGGCCACAACAGATTCGGCGTGCCGCGGCGACGCCTCGCCGCCACCGATGACCCGTGCTTTTTTATCCACGGCCACGACGGTAACGGCGTGCCCCGAAGGGCAACATCCGCCGATCGGTGGCTTCTTCGGTGGAGACGCACTCCTGCATTTGGAGGAAGGTCCCTGTGGAGAAGGGCAAGATTGGCCGGAAGCGCTGACGGCCGCTCCAATTTCCGCTCCGAGGCGCAGATGCGCTAACCTGACCGGGCGTCACGGCGAGGGTGGCCGACCGTTTGGCCGGCACCGTTATCGACGGAGACCGACTCTTTTGTCGCGACCCTGGCCGTGCCCCCGAACGAGGTAGCGAGCACACAGGAGCGACACGATGGCCAA
The nucleotide sequence above comes from Mycobacterium malmoense. Encoded proteins:
- a CDS encoding ribose-phosphate diphosphokinase, encoding MSHDWTDNRKNLMLFSGRAHPELAEQVAKELDVHVTAQTAREFANGEIFVRFHESVRGCDAFVLQSCPAPVNNWLMEQLIMIDALKRGSAKRITAVMPFYPYARQDKKHRGREPISARLVADLLKTAGADRIVSVDLHTDQIQGFFDGPVDHMRGQNLLTGYIRDNYPDGNMVVVSPDSGRVRIAEKWADALGGVPLAFIHKTRDPRVPNQVVSNRVVGEVAGRTCVLIDDMIDTGGTIAGAVQLLRDDGAADVIIAATHGVLSNPAAERLAACGAREVIVTNTLPIGEEKRFAQLTVLSIAPLLASTIRAVFENGSVTGLFDGDA
- the arsC gene encoding arsenate reductase (glutaredoxin) (This arsenate reductase requires both glutathione and glutaredoxin to convert arsenate to arsenite, after which the efflux transporter formed by ArsA and ArsB can extrude the arsenite from the cell, providing resistance.), with protein sequence MADTVIYHNPKCSTSRKTLDLLRDSGFEPKIVEYLKTPPSRSELARMIRDAGIDVRAAVRKRESLYAELNLADATDDQLLDAMAEHPILIERPFVVTPKGTRLARPIDAVREIL
- a CDS encoding glycosyltransferase; translation: MDKKARVIGGGEASPRHAESVVALEDLCEYPAAIQDRVLLQRESEVADYIANGFAKRNPALAARYGVTAWQKSAAVVAAVVLIAMGVLVPSVLVIVLAGVTSLIAVISVVLVLAGLWHHSPWARRRRAALPLPAERLPTYTVLIPAYHEERVIGDLIRCLARIDYPTDRLEVLILVERRDVATQRAIRAAKPPSHMRVVHLPPGAPQTKPRACNAGLLLARGELLVIFDAEDRPEPDQLRRAAAMFAARGDDLACVQATLLQSNAQTNVFTRCNALEYVLRYRLTVPGLARIGAAFPLGGTSNHFRTQVLRELGGWDAWNVSEDADLGMRCHALGYRTDVVDTITHGEAPDRFRDWLGQHTRWHKGYLLTALVHTRRPVNNARRFGPLSLAALLVIVFGTPLQYLIQPVVLAVAISGALGHNGFLDALVVDAGVVSSLQIGTFIASLTVAFAACPRPRGRYVTAVMAYPFLHWLAACRALHQLITAPFLWEKTVHHGQVGEPRPGMGNGTVNRAHAA
- a CDS encoding LpqN/LpqT family lipoprotein; this encodes MVALATFAVGCGPKAPDYQSILGTSSTTTTSAATGKPVPLSQYLNDIGVTGQQVAPGALPDLTVSIPTPPGWSAFNDPKKIAPETVMISKGGKYPTARLVVFKLRGDFDPAQVVKHGNDDAQLFENFKQLDASTANYNGFPSSMIQGSYDLDGTRLHSWNRIVIPTGSPPASQRYLVQLTITTLADQAAAQASDIEAIIHGFVVAAK